In a genomic window of Rhododendron vialii isolate Sample 1 chromosome 12a, ASM3025357v1:
- the LOC131310001 gene encoding oxysterol-binding protein-related protein 1D → MNPLCCIAPVSVDRDRIDPSLANSQSQRQLGLETAATKAGPKPSFSTQASSIGADSDGQSLGLNHEVEDVVVVEPRSSSKVSGSVAGILLKWVNYGKGWRCRWFLLEDGVLSYYKVHGPDKIAMSPAREKGVKVIGEESLRYLKKSSGSSCIKHWKPFGEIHLKVSSIRASKSDDKRLSIFSGTKTLHLRCLSREDRASWIEALLAAKDQFPRVLTSSDFASSEDIVVSTEKLRLRLSQEGISEVVIKDCESIMLCELSELQNQLKSLQLKHIMLLDTLRQLETEKIELETTVVDETKERKSFCAEGNRRLSDFYSIMSEGSASDSDADNESRDGVDVETDEEGGIYFDTNEVLSSDSLRCASYRSRENMGSNCSSLIFDKDSFYSGRLRDVTMEIKPIEYPYVKRRDSLPEPKEKEKPLGLWSIIKDNIGKDLSGVCLPVYFNEPLSSLQKCFEDLEYSYLVDRALEWGKQENELMRILNIAAFAVSGYASTEGRQCKPFNPLLGETYEADYPDKGLRFFSEKVSHHPMVVACHCEGRGWKFWADSNLKGKFWGRSIQLDPVGVLTLQFEDGETFQWSKVTTSIYNIILGKIYCDHYGTMRIKGSGSYSCKLKFKEQSIIDRNPHQVHGFVHDNQTGEKVAMLVGKWDEAMYYVLGDPTTKPKGYDPMTEAVLLWERDKSVTKTRYNLTPFAISLNELTHGLMEKLPPTDSRLRPDQRHLENGEYEMANTEKLRLEQLQRQARKLQERGWQPRWFHRDKEDGCYRYNGGYWEARERGKWEEIPNIFGQNADPSSCVIDE, encoded by the exons ATGAACCCGCTCTGCTGCATTGCCCCGGTCTCCGTCGACCGCGACCGGATCGACCCCTCCTTAGCAAACTCACAGTCTCAGCGTCAGCTAGGGCTCGAAACCGCCGCCACGAAAGCCGGTCCGAAACCGAGCTTCTCGACGCAGGCGTCGTCGATCGGCGCCGACTCGGACGGACAGAGCTTGGGGTTGAACCACGAGGTCGAGGATGTTGTAGTGGTCGAGCCGAGGAGTTCGTCCAAGGTGAGTGGGAGTGTGGCCGGGATTCTGTTAAAGTGGGTGAACTATGGTAAGGGGTGGAGGTGCAGGTGGTTTCTGCTCGAAGACGGGGTGCTTTCGTATTACAAGGTTCACGGGCCGGATAAGATCGCGATGAGTCCGGCGAGGGAGAAGGGAGTGAAGGTTATCGGGGAGGAGTCTTTGAGGTACTTGAAGAAGTCTAGTGGGAGCAGTTGTATTAAGCACTGGAAACCGTTTGGGGAGATACATTTGAAG GTTTCTTCTATTCGGGCTAGCAAGTCAGATGACAAAAGGCTGTCCATATTCAGCGGGACAAAAACTCTTCACCTTCGTTGTCTATCTAGAGAGGATAGGGCTTCATGGATTGAGGCTTTGCTAGCTGCCAAAGATCAATTCCCTAGAGTTTTGACAAGCAGTGATTTTGCATCTTCTGAAGACATTGTAGTCTCAACTGAGAAGCTGCGATTACGATTATCGCAAGAAGGCATTAGTGAAGTGGTCATAAAAGACTGCGAATCTATTATGCTATGTGAACTATCTGAGTTGCAAAATCAATTGAAATCTCTTCAACTTAAACACATTATGTTACTGGACACATTAAGGCAGTTAGAG ACAGAGAAAATTGAGCTGGAAACAACTGTAGTGGATGAAACAAAGGAACGCAAGTCGTTTTGTGCAGAAGGGAATAGAAGACTTAGTG ATTTCTATTCCATCATGTCAGAGGGCAGTGCAAGTGACTCTGATGCGGATAATGAAAGTCGAGATGGAGTGGATGTTGAAACAGATGAAGAGGGTGGAATATATTTTGATACAAATGAAGTTTTATCCTCGGATTCTTTAAGATGTGCTTCCTACCGGAGCAGAGAGAACATGGGAAGTAATTGTAGTTCTTTGATATTTGATAAAGATTCATTCTATTCTGGTCGTTTACGAGATGTTACAATGGAGATAAAGCCCATCGAATATCCATACGTCAAAAGAAGGGACAGTTTGCCTGAACCAAAGGAGAAAGAGAAGCCACTTGGGTTGTGGTCCATAATCAAGGACAATATCGGAAAGGATCTTTCTGGTGTTTGCCTCCCTGTTTACTTTAATGAGCCACTATCTTCATTGCAGAAATGCTTTGAAGATCTGGAGTACTCATACTTGGTTGATCGGGCATTGGAATGGGGAAAGCAG GAGAACGAATTGATGAGAATTTTAAACATCGCAGCTTTTGCTGTTTCTGGTTATGCATCGACAGAAGGTCGCCAGTGCAAACCTTTCAATCCTCTCCTAGGGGAGACTTATGAGGCCGACTACCCAGATAAGGGTTTGCGGTTCTTCTCTGAGAAG GTGAGTCACCACCCAATGGTCGTTGCTTGTCACTGTGAGGGAAGAGGCTGGAAATTCTGGGCAGACTCCAACCTCAAAGGGAAGTTCTGGGGGCGCTCCATTCAGCTTGATCCTGTAGGGGTCCTCACTCTGCAGTTTGAAGATGGTGAAACATTTCAGTGGAGCAAGGTCACTACATCTATATACAATATTATACTTGGAAAAATATACTGTGACCACTATGGCACCATGCGCATCAAGGGCAGTGGCAGCTACTCTTGCAAGCTTAAATTTAAGGAGCAGTCCATCATAGACCGAAACCCGCACCAG GTTCATGGATTTGTGCATGATAATCAAACTGGGGAGAAGGTAGCAATGTTGGTCGGAAAGTGGGACGAAGCAATGTACTATGTTCTTGGAGATCCAACAACAAAGCCAAAGGGTTATGATCCAATGACTGAAGCTGTGTTGCTGTGGGAACGAGACAAATCTGTTACTAAGACAAGATACAACCTGACACCCTTTGCAATATCGTTAAATGAATTGACCCATGGATTAATGGAGAAGCTGCCACCAACTGACTCAAGGCTGAGGCCAGATCAACGGCATTTAGAGAACGGGGAATATGAGATGGCAAATACAGAGAAGCTCAGACTTGAACAATTACAGAGACAG GCAAGGAAGCTGCAGGAAAGAGGCTGGCAACCGAGATGGTTCCATAGGGACAAAGAGGACGGCTGTTACCGTTACAATGGTGGATACTGGgaagctagagagagagggaaatggGAGGAGATTCCTAATATATTTGGCCAAAATGCTGACCCTTCATCTTGTGTAATAGACGAGTAA